The following proteins are encoded in a genomic region of Channa argus isolate prfri chromosome 3, Channa argus male v1.0, whole genome shotgun sequence:
- the gtpbp2b gene encoding GTP-binding protein 2b isoform X2: protein MVDLLESSGVSPGLSRHGNNGKKTSKKSRTRRGKRGRRRRNKKNNRNNKTPPPFLPPEAEEGNIEYKLKLVNPTQYRFEHLATQLKWRLQEGRGEAVYQIGVEDNGLLVGLTEADMKASLKTLKRMAEKVGADITLLREREVDYDLDRSTRKIAEVLVRKVPDDQQFLDLRVAVLGNVDSGKSTLLGVLTQGELDNGRGRARLNLFRHLHEIQTGRTSSISFEILGFNSKGEVVNYSESRTAEEICESSSKMITFIDLAGHHKYLKTTIFGLTSYCPDFAMLVVSANTGIAGTTREHLGLAMALKVPIFIVVSKVDLCSRGTVERTVRQLERVLKQPGCNKVPMVVSNPDDAVTAAQQFTQSTCVTPIFTLSSVSGENLDLLKVFLNILPPLSNSKEQEELMQQLTEFQVDEIYSVPDVGTVVGGTLYSGVCREGERLVVGPTDEGRFLRLKVGSIQRNRSACRVLRAGQAATLALGNFDRSLLRKVKSQE from the exons ATGGTGGATTTGCTCGAAAGCAGTGGAGTGTCACCCGGGCTCAGCAGACACGGTAATAACGGGAAGAAGACGTCGAAAAAGTCGCGAACGAGAAGAGGCAAACGGGGCAGGAGAAGGAGgaacaaaaagaacaacaggAACAACAAGACTCCGCCACCGTTTCTCCCACCGGAG GCTGAAGAAGGAAACATTGAATATAAG CTAAAGCTGGTCAACCCCACCCAGTATCGCTTTGAGCACCTGGCCACACAGCTGAAGTGGCGTCTGCAGGAGGGACGCGGCGAGGCCGTCTACCAGATCGGCGTGGAGGACAATGGCCTGCTGGTCGGATTGACCGAGGCTGACATGAAGGCCTCACTGAAGACCCTGAAGAGGATGGCAGAGAA AGTTGGGGCTGACATCACTCTCCTCCGGGAGAGGGAGGTGGACTATGACTTAGATAGAAGCACTCGGAAAATCGCAGAAGTCCTTGTCCGAAAAGTTCCTGATGATCAACAG TTCCTGGACCTGCGGGTGGCGGTGCTGGGGAACGTGGACTCGGGGAAGTCGACCCTGCTGGGTGTCCTGACGCAGGGAGAGCTGGACAATGGCCGAGGCCGAGCACGGCTCAACCTCTTTAGACACCTGCATGAGATCCAGACCGGACGTACGTCCAGCATCAGTTTTGAAATCCTGGGCTTCAACAGCaaaggagag GTTGTGAACTACAGTGAGTCTCGCACAGCTGAGGAGATCTGTGAGAGTTCCTCTAAGATGATCACCTTCATTGACCTGGCTGGACACCACAAGTACCTAAAGACCACCATCTTCGGTCTCACGAGCTACTGCCCCGACTTCGCCATGCTGGTGGTGAGCGCCAACACGGGCATCG CCGGCACAACCCGGGAGCACCTGGGCCTGGCCATGGCACTGAAAGTTCCCATCTTCATTGTGGTCAGTAAAGTGGACCTGTGCTCCCGCGGCACAGTGGAGCGGACCGTCCGTCAGCTGGAGCGGGTCCTAAAGCAACCAGGCTGCAACAAGGTTCCGATGGTGGTGTCCAACCCTGACGACGCAGTGACGGCAGCGCAGCAGTTCACTCAGTCCACATG TGTGACGCCCATCTTCACCTTGTCCAGTGTGTCTGGAGAGAATCTGGACCTCCTAAAGGTTTTCCTGAACATCCTCCCTCCACTGAGTAACAGCaaggagcaggaggagctgaTGCAGCAGCTCACAGAGTTCCAg gtggaTGAGATTTACTCAGTTCCTGATGTTGGGACTGTGGTGGGAGGGACTCTGTAcag cgGCGTGTGCAGGGAGGGCGAGCGGCTGGTGGTCGGGCCGACAGATGAGGGTCGTTTCCTGCGTTTGAAGGTGGGCAGCATCCAGAGGAATCGCTCGGCCTGCAGGGTCCTCAGAGCCGGACAGGCTGCCACGCTGGCTCTGGGAAACTTTGACCGCTCGCTGCTGCgcaag GTAAAGAGCCAAGAATAG
- the gtpbp2b gene encoding GTP-binding protein 2b isoform X1: protein MVDLLESSGVSPGLSRHGNNGKKTSKKSRTRRGKRGRRRRNKKNNRNNKTPPPFLPPEAEEGNIEYKLKLVNPTQYRFEHLATQLKWRLQEGRGEAVYQIGVEDNGLLVGLTEADMKASLKTLKRMAEKVGADITLLREREVDYDLDRSTRKIAEVLVRKVPDDQQFLDLRVAVLGNVDSGKSTLLGVLTQGELDNGRGRARLNLFRHLHEIQTGRTSSISFEILGFNSKGEVVNYSESRTAEEICESSSKMITFIDLAGHHKYLKTTIFGLTSYCPDFAMLVVSANTGIAGTTREHLGLAMALKVPIFIVVSKVDLCSRGTVERTVRQLERVLKQPGCNKVPMVVSNPDDAVTAAQQFTQSTCVTPIFTLSSVSGENLDLLKVFLNILPPLSNSKEQEELMQQLTEFQVDEIYSVPDVGTVVGGTLYSGVCREGERLVVGPTDEGRFLRLKVGSIQRNRSACRVLRAGQAATLALGNFDRSLLRKGMVMVSPKMNPTICCQFEAAIVLLFHAKTFRRGSQVTVHVGNVRQTATVECLHGKDELRTGERAVVRFRFIKHPEYLRLGAKLLFREGVTKGIGHVTRLLPPSQNQDQNQNHDQNLQEP, encoded by the exons ATGGTGGATTTGCTCGAAAGCAGTGGAGTGTCACCCGGGCTCAGCAGACACGGTAATAACGGGAAGAAGACGTCGAAAAAGTCGCGAACGAGAAGAGGCAAACGGGGCAGGAGAAGGAGgaacaaaaagaacaacaggAACAACAAGACTCCGCCACCGTTTCTCCCACCGGAG GCTGAAGAAGGAAACATTGAATATAAG CTAAAGCTGGTCAACCCCACCCAGTATCGCTTTGAGCACCTGGCCACACAGCTGAAGTGGCGTCTGCAGGAGGGACGCGGCGAGGCCGTCTACCAGATCGGCGTGGAGGACAATGGCCTGCTGGTCGGATTGACCGAGGCTGACATGAAGGCCTCACTGAAGACCCTGAAGAGGATGGCAGAGAA AGTTGGGGCTGACATCACTCTCCTCCGGGAGAGGGAGGTGGACTATGACTTAGATAGAAGCACTCGGAAAATCGCAGAAGTCCTTGTCCGAAAAGTTCCTGATGATCAACAG TTCCTGGACCTGCGGGTGGCGGTGCTGGGGAACGTGGACTCGGGGAAGTCGACCCTGCTGGGTGTCCTGACGCAGGGAGAGCTGGACAATGGCCGAGGCCGAGCACGGCTCAACCTCTTTAGACACCTGCATGAGATCCAGACCGGACGTACGTCCAGCATCAGTTTTGAAATCCTGGGCTTCAACAGCaaaggagag GTTGTGAACTACAGTGAGTCTCGCACAGCTGAGGAGATCTGTGAGAGTTCCTCTAAGATGATCACCTTCATTGACCTGGCTGGACACCACAAGTACCTAAAGACCACCATCTTCGGTCTCACGAGCTACTGCCCCGACTTCGCCATGCTGGTGGTGAGCGCCAACACGGGCATCG CCGGCACAACCCGGGAGCACCTGGGCCTGGCCATGGCACTGAAAGTTCCCATCTTCATTGTGGTCAGTAAAGTGGACCTGTGCTCCCGCGGCACAGTGGAGCGGACCGTCCGTCAGCTGGAGCGGGTCCTAAAGCAACCAGGCTGCAACAAGGTTCCGATGGTGGTGTCCAACCCTGACGACGCAGTGACGGCAGCGCAGCAGTTCACTCAGTCCACATG TGTGACGCCCATCTTCACCTTGTCCAGTGTGTCTGGAGAGAATCTGGACCTCCTAAAGGTTTTCCTGAACATCCTCCCTCCACTGAGTAACAGCaaggagcaggaggagctgaTGCAGCAGCTCACAGAGTTCCAg gtggaTGAGATTTACTCAGTTCCTGATGTTGGGACTGTGGTGGGAGGGACTCTGTAcag cgGCGTGTGCAGGGAGGGCGAGCGGCTGGTGGTCGGGCCGACAGATGAGGGTCGTTTCCTGCGTTTGAAGGTGGGCAGCATCCAGAGGAATCGCTCGGCCTGCAGGGTCCTCAGAGCCGGACAGGCTGCCACGCTGGCTCTGGGAAACTTTGACCGCTCGCTGCTGCgcaag GGCATGGTGATGGTCAGTCCCAAGATGAACCCGACCATCTGCTGTCAGTTTGAAGCCGCCATTGTCCTGCTCTTCCACGCTAAGACTTTCCGCCGGGGGTCACAGGTCACCGTGCATGTGGGCAACGTCAGGCAGACGGCCACTGTGGAGTGCCTTCATGGGAAG gacGAGCTGCGGACCGGCGAGAGAGCCGTGGTCCGATTCCGCTTCATCAAACACCCCGAGTACCTGCGACTGGGCGCCAAGCTTCTCTTCAGAGAGGGCGTCACCAAGGGCATCGGCCACGTCACGCGCCTGCTCCCACCCTCTCAGAACCAGGACCAGAACCAGAACCATGACCAGAACCTGCAAGAGCCTTAA
- the LOC137124228 gene encoding E3 ubiquitin-protein ligase TRIM21-like, whose protein sequence is MSAASCLRSEDQFLCSICLDVYTDPVSTPCGHNFCKNCITQHWDINDRCQCPMCNKVFGTRPELDINTFISEMVSQFRHEAELKRSSSSEQQVVKPGKVTCDVCTGTKLKALKSCLVCLVSYCETHLEPHLTVSGLKRHQLMDPVKNLEVRMCREHDKPLELFCKTDHTCVCMLCSVLDHKTHEFVPLKEEYEGKKAELEKTEAEIQQMIQKRRMKIQEIKRSVRISKEGADRETAEGVQVFTALKESVERGLNQLIQEIEDKHKTTEKQAEDSIKELEQEISDLMKRSSEVEQLSRSEDHLHLLQSFQSLEAAPPTKNWTHVRVHPSSYEGSVVRAVSQLEEMLSKEMEKRVKTRRDLTRVQQSAVEVTLDPDTANPELILSDDGKQAHHSDAKKNLPDNPERFSNYVFVLGKQSFSSGRFYFEVQVKGKTKWTLGVARESIRRKGLITLRPHNGFWTIWLRNEKYKALYGPSVLLSLKSQPEKVGVFVDYEEGLVSFYDVDAAALIYSFTGCSFTEKLYPYFCPGPNDGGKNSAPLIICPVNNTA, encoded by the coding sequence ATGTCTGCTGCCAGCTGTCTGAGATCCGAAGACCAGTTTCTGTGCTCCATCTGTCTGGATGTGTACACTGATCCAGTCTCCACCCCGTGTGGACACAACTTCTGCAAAAACTGCATCACTCAGCACTGGGATATTAATGACAGGTGTCAGTGTCCAATGTGTAACAAGGTTTTTGGCACTAGACCAGAGTTAGACATCAACACCTTCATCTCTGAGATGGTTTCTCAGTTCAGACATGAAGCTGAActgaaaagaagcagcagctcagaGCAACAAGTTGTCAAACCAGGAAAAGTTACCTGTGACGTCTGCACTGGAACCAAACTGAAGGCCCTGAAGTCCTGCCTGGTGTGTCTGGTCTCCTACTGTGAGACTCACCTGGAACCTCATCTGACAGTTTCAGGTCTGAAAAGACATCAGCTGATGGACCCTGTGAAGAACCTGGAAGTCAGGATGTGTAGGGAGCACGATAAACCTCTGGAGCTGTTCTGTAAGACCGACCACACATGTGTCTGcatgctctgctctgttttaGACCACAAGACACATGAGTTTGTTCCTCTGAAAGAAGAATATGAAGGAaagaaggcagagctggagaagACAGAGGCTGAAATTCAGCAGATGATCCAGAAGAGACGAATGAAGATTCAGGAGATCAAACGCTCAGTCAGGATCAGTAAAGAAggtgcagacagagagacagcagaaGGGGTTCAGGTCTTCACTGCTCTGAAGGAGTCTGTTGAGAGAGGCCTGAACCAGCTCATACAGGAGATcgaagacaaacacaaaactacagaGAAACAGGCTGAAGATTCCATCAAAGAGCTGGAACAGGAAATCTCTGATCTGATGAAGAGAAGCTCTGAGGTGGAGCAGCTCTCACGCTCTGAagaccacctccacctcctccaaaGCTTCCAGTCCCTGGAAGCTGCTCCACCCACCAAGAACTGGACACATGTTAGAGTCCATCCTTCATCATATGAGGGGTCTGTGGTGAGAGCTGTGAGTCAGCTGGAGGAGATGCTCAGTAAAGAGATGGAGAAACGGGTTAAAACTAGAAGAGACCTTACAAGGGTCCAGCAGTCTGCAGTGGAAGTGACTCTTGATCCTGATACAGCAAATCCTGAACTCATCCTGTCTGATGATGGGAAACAAGCACATCACAGTGATGCGAAGAAGAACCTCCCAGACAACCCAGAGAGattttctaattatgtttttgttttaggaaaACAGAGTTTCTCTTCAGGCAGATTTTACTTTGAGGTTCAGGTTAAAGGAAAAACTAAGTGGACTTTAGGAGTAGCCAGAGAGTCCATCAGAAGAAAGGGACTAATCACATTGAGACCACACAATGGTTTCTGGACTATATGGTTGAGAAATGAAAAGTACAAAGCTCTTTACGGCCCTTCAGTCCTTCTCTCCCTGAAGTCTCAGCCTGAGAAAGTGGGGGTGTTTGTGGATTATGAGGAGGGTCTGGTCTCCTTCTATGACGTAGATGCTGCAGCTCTGATCTACTCCTTTACTGGCTGCTCCTTCACTGAGAAACTCTACCCATACTTCTGTCCTGGTCCTAATGATGGTGGTAAAAACTCGGCACCTCTGATCATCTGTCCAGTCAATAACACTGCCTGA
- the tp53bp2b gene encoding apoptosis-stimulating of p53 protein 2b codes for MMPMFLTVYLSNNDQHFSEVPITPETLCRDVVELCKEPGEADCYLAEVWRGSERVVGEAERMMELLQQWGQHRGEVRYLLHHQRAPGQESGGSRAADQMMKRNQVKASLERCLENGVSAPHLDMTLSELQDLATRQQQQISTQQQLLASKEQQLRYLKLQDQRQQQQEASEQERLRQLRENAHNQEAKLRRVRALKGQVEQKRLSNSKLVEEIEQMTTLFQQKQRELLVAVARVEELSGQLEVLRTNRLEPPLPPHPHSSSSSSTAELERLYKELQLRNKLNQDQSVRLQQRRESLNKRNLEVAVMDRRLDELRQRLWKKKAALQQKENLPVASDGLVPQHAVGSRVAAVGPYLQSSSTSASSQGPLVSDHQEVLVKPAYPDGTATLPMPDSSLKPPPRPVKPASGFSTSKITKLSEWSSSFSESSGGYSHASTLPRMSNLRHNSGGETLTDQKLLSGSELPPPVPSRVSHTTENSLRDKQASGKGPSKMAGPPPVSSKPKPFSFSKPPYSTGTFPGKERSVGGRFRTGALSGLSNTLPLPNKQESPPAAAVRPYTPDLSDGPPPVLQRPQTLAASSIYSMYTQQTMLGKGYQTSGLGTLPRSQPPVYGKPVLPASGGQQSVSSETPLNSGSCVSEGSEADSSSCLGTSEGVGAETAERGPPRPLSPTKLLPFLSNPHRNPSDADLEALRRRLHHAPRPLKKRSSITEPEGPGGPNIQKLLYQKTTLAAMETIPMETIGPAGVYIQSGVQEDRMGMDLMSRTNDNSESGFNHLGGESPEDCLTPPPLPPRSPIPDPTSLPPPLGDKESGELCLSASVHQNHFPEEFPPYPPPPYPSCGEAEQGNDALNLEAPEVTGEIAVPPGKRSILRKTGSERIEHGMRVKFNPLALLLDSSLEGEYDLVQRVIYDVDDPSMPNDEGITALHNAVCAGHTEIVKFLVQFGVNVNAADSDGWTPLHCAASCNNVQVCKFLVESGAAVFATTYSDMQLAADKCEEMEDGYVQCSQFLYGVQEKMGVMNRGVVYALWDYEPQDDDELGFIEGDCITVLRRDEEVERDWWWARCGDREGYIPRNLLGLYLRIKPRQRSLA; via the exons ATGTTCCTCACCGTGTACCTCAGCAACAACGACCAGCACTTCAGCGAGGTTCCCATCACGCCGGAGACACTGTGCAGAGATGTAGTAGAGCTCTGCAAGGAGCCCGGCGAGGCGGACTGTTACCTGGCTGAGGTGTGGAGAGGCTCAG AACGTGTCGTCGGAGAAGCGGAGAGGATGATGGAGTTGCTGCAACAATGGGGGCAGCACAGAGGGGAGGTGCGTTACCTCCTGCACCATCAGCGAGCTCCAGGACAAGAGTCAG GTGGATCTAGAGCAGCAGAtcagatgatgaagaggaaCCAGGTGAAGGCTTCGTTGGAGAGATGTCTGGAGAATGGG gtCTCAGCTCCGCACCTGGACATGACGCTGAGTGAGCTGCAGGATCTGGCAACgcgacagcagcagcagatcagcacccagcagcagctgctggccTCCAAG GAGCAGCAGCTGCGGTACCTGAAGCTGCAGGATCAGCggcagcagcaacaggaagcgtCTGAGCAGGAGCGACTGCGTCAGCTCAGAGAAAACGCACACAACCAGGAGGCCAAGCTGCGGCGGGTCCGGGCCCTCAAGGGCCAGGTGGAGCAGAAACGCCTCAGCAACAGCAAACTAG TGGAGGAGATCGAACAGATGACCACTCTGTTCCAGCAGAAGCAGAGGGAGCTGCTGGTGGCCGTGGCGAGGGTGGAGGAGCTGAGCGGCCAGCTGGAGGTGCTGAGGACAAACAGACTGGagccccctcttcctcctcaccctcacagctcctcttcctcctccacggCCGAGCTGGAGCGTCTTTATAAAGAGCTGCAG TTAAGGAACAAGCTGAACCAGGATCAGAGCGTCCGGCTGCAGCAGCGGAGAGAGAGCCTGAACAAGAGGAACCTGGAGGTGGCGGTGATGGACCGACGGCTAGACGAGCTCCGTCAGCGACTCTGGAAGAAGAAAGCTGCCTTGCAGCAGAAGGAGAATCTGCCA GTGGCTTCAGATGGTTTGGTCCCTCAGCATGCAGTTGGCTCCAGAGTGGCAGCTGTGGGGCCGTACCTCCAGTCCTCCTCCACATCAGCTAGCTCTCAGGGGCCTCTGGTGTCTGATCACCAGGAGGTTCTAGTGAAGCCGGCGTACCCGGACGGCACCGCCACCCTGCCCATGCCTGACTCGTCCCTGAAACCGCCTCCCAGACCTGTCAAACCAGCCTCCG GTTTCAGCACCTCAAAAATAACCAAACTCTCTGAGTGGAGCAGCTCATTTTCTGAATCCAGTGGAGGTTACAGCCACGCCTCCACCCTGCCTCGAATGTCCAACCTCCGCCACAACTCGG GTGGTGAGACCCTCACAGACCAGAAGCTTCTCTCTGGGTCTGAACTCCCACCACCTGTCCCCTCACGTGTCAGTCACACCACTGAGAACTCGCTCAGGGACAAACAG GCCTCAGGTAAAGGTCCTTCTAAGATGGCAGGGCCACCTCCTGTCTCCAGTAAGCCCAAACCGTTCTCCTTCTCCAAGCCCCCATACAGCACCGGGACCTTCCCTGGTAAGGAGCGGTCAGTCGGGGGCCGCTTTAGGACAGGAGCCCTCTCTGGCCTCAGCAACACTCTTCCCCTGCCCAACAAGCAGGAGAGTCCTCCAGCAGCCGCTGTGCGACCTTACACCCCTGACCTCTCGGATGGCCCCCCTCCTGTGCTGCAAAGGCCTCAGACTCTGGCGGCTTCGTCTATTTATTCCATGTACACTCAGCAGACCATGCTGGGGAAGGGCTACCAAACAAGTGGCCTGGGCACGCTGCCCCGGAGTCAGCCCCCAG TATATGGAAAACCAGTTCTCCCAGCCAGTGGGGGGCAACAGTCTGTCAGCTCAGAGACCCCGTTGAATTCTGGGTCGTGTGTGTCTGAAGGAAGTGAGGCTGACAGCAGCTCCTGCCTTGGTACCAGTGAAGGTGTTGGAGCAGAGACAGCAGAGCGTGGCCCTCCTCGACCGCTCAGCCCCACCAAGCTCCTCCCCTTCCTGTCCAATCCTCACAGGAACCCCAGTGATGCCGATCTGGAAGCCCTGCGGCGACGCCTGCACCATGCCCCCAGGCCCCTCAAGAAACGTAGCTCCATCACGGAGCCCGAGGGTCCAGGCGGTCCCAACATCCAGAAGTTGCTCTATCAGAAGACAACGTTGGCTGCCATGGAAACCATCCCCATGGAGACAATTGGCCCAGCAGGGGTGTATATTCAGTCTGGGGTTCAGGAGGACAGGATGGGAATGGACCTAATGTCCAGGACCAATGACAATAGTGAATCTGGCTTTAACCATCTGGGTGGTGAGAGCCCAGAGGATTGTCTGACCCCACCTCCCCTGCCGCCACGCTCACCAATCCCCGACCCCACCTCCTTGCCTCCCCCTCTGGGAGATAAAGAGTCAGGGGAGCTCTGTCTATCTGCCTCAGTCCATCAGAACCACTTTCCAGAGGAGTTTCCACCCTACCCACCCCCACCTTACCCAAGCTGTGGTGAGGCAGAGCAAGGAAATGATGCCCTGAACTTAGAGGCCCCGGAGGTCACAGGAGAGATTGCAGTGCCACCA GGTAAGAGGTCGATCCTTCGTAAAACTGGCTCGGAGCGGATCGAGCATGGCATGCGGGTCAAGTTTAACCCCCTGGCCCTGCTGCTGGACTCCTCTCTAGAGGGCGAGTATGACCTCGTGCAGAGGGTCATCTACGAT GTGGACGATCCCAGCATGCCCAACGACGAGGGCATCACGGCTCTGCACAACGCCGTCTGTGCCGGCCACACTGAGATTGTCAAGTTTTTGGTTCAGTTTGGCGTCAACGTCAATGCTGCAGATAGTGACGGTTG gaCTCCCCTTCACTGTGCTGCCTCCTGTAACAATGTTCAGGTCTGCAAGTTCCTGGTGGAGTCGGGGGCGGCTGTGTTTGCCACCACCTATAGCGACATGCAGTTGGCTGCTGACAAATGTGAGGAGATGGAGGATGGTTACGTGCAGTGCTCCCAGTTCCTCTATG GTGTTCAGGAGAAGATGGGTGTGATGAACAGGGGCGTGGTTTACGCCCTGTGGGACTACGAGCCTCAGGATGACGACGAGCTCGGCTTCATCGAGGGCGACTGCATAACGGTGCTGAGAAGGGATGAGGAGGTGGAGAGGGACTGGTGGTGGGCAAGATGTGGGGACAGAGAAGGCTACATCCCCCGCAACCTGCTGGGG CTGTATCTGAGGATCAAACCGCGGCAGAGGAGTCTGGCTTAA